Proteins from a genomic interval of Clostridium sp. M62/1:
- a CDS encoding exonuclease SbcCD subunit D, whose amino-acid sequence MKFFHLSDLHIGKQLNGWSLRENQEAVLGQIVRYAEEYRPDAVLICGDIYDKSVPSGEAYSIFGGFLERLAGIGIPVLVIAGNHDSPERLSFAGQILEKERIFISSFPPSEKGERLRRVTLSDRWGEVDFYLFPFMRPGYVRRLLAAESGEQEDISVQSLTYDQAFRLMLEREEIDSSRRNVILCHQFFVSASEKPDTCESETAVLMAGGLDQIDISALDCFDYAALGHLHGSQRVGRESARYCGTPYKYSVSEERHRKAVVMVELGRKGEEPLLSFLPLAGVQDVRKERGTLKQVLSRAFEPSCHDFVSIVLTDEREPANFREQLREKYDHILEIRIDNERTRRRLEDEKEPIPVLKPMEAFRQFFSMILNSDLTEEEERLMAQVIEEAKEEED is encoded by the coding sequence GTGAAGTTCTTTCATCTTTCCGATCTCCATATCGGAAAACAGCTGAACGGGTGGAGCCTCAGGGAGAACCAGGAGGCTGTGCTGGGACAGATAGTGAGGTATGCAGAGGAATACCGGCCGGATGCGGTTCTGATCTGCGGGGATATCTATGACAAGTCTGTCCCCTCCGGGGAGGCATATTCCATATTTGGAGGATTTCTGGAACGCCTGGCAGGGATCGGGATTCCGGTGCTTGTGATTGCCGGAAATCATGACAGCCCGGAGCGTCTGAGCTTTGCGGGGCAGATTCTCGAGAAGGAGCGTATTTTTATCAGTTCATTTCCTCCGTCAGAGAAGGGGGAACGCCTGAGGCGGGTGACGCTGTCCGACAGGTGGGGGGAGGTGGATTTCTACCTCTTTCCTTTTATGAGACCCGGGTACGTGCGCCGGCTTTTGGCGGCAGAGAGCGGTGAGCAGGAGGATATATCGGTTCAGAGCCTCACCTATGATCAGGCGTTCCGGCTGATGCTTGAGAGGGAGGAGATTGACAGCAGCAGGAGAAATGTGATCCTCTGCCACCAGTTTTTTGTGAGCGCCTCTGAAAAGCCGGACACCTGTGAGTCAGAAACGGCTGTGCTCATGGCGGGAGGGCTGGACCAGATTGATATTTCAGCCCTTGACTGCTTTGATTATGCCGCTCTGGGGCACCTCCATGGCTCCCAGAGGGTGGGAAGAGAGTCCGCCCGCTACTGCGGAACACCCTATAAGTATTCCGTCAGTGAGGAGCGCCACAGGAAGGCTGTGGTTATGGTGGAGCTTGGAAGAAAGGGGGAGGAGCCCCTTCTCTCGTTTCTGCCCTTAGCCGGGGTTCAGGACGTGCGAAAGGAGAGAGGAACCCTTAAACAGGTCCTGAGCCGGGCTTTTGAACCGTCCTGCCATGATTTTGTAAGCATTGTCCTGACCGATGAGAGGGAACCGGCCAACTTCAGGGAACAGCTGAGGGAGAAATACGATCACATTCTGGAGATAAGGATTGACAATGAGAGGACGAGAAGGAGACTTGAAGACGAAAAAGAGCCGATTCCCGTGTTAAAGCCCATGGAGGCGTTTCGCCAGTTCTTTTCCATGATTTTGAACAGCGATCTGACAGAGGAGGAGGAGAGGCTCATGGCCCAGGTGATTGAGGAAGCGAAGGAGGAAGAGGATTGA
- a CDS encoding cupin domain-containing protein, with product MEIERRENANGGKGTIFVKRILNEEELNGKCKMFAEVTIPAGCSLGYHVHSRESETYYIVKGQGEYNDNGTTRIVNPGDRTFTPDGCGHGIANNTEEELVFMALIIPD from the coding sequence ATGGAGATTGAGAGAAGAGAGAATGCCAACGGAGGAAAAGGAACGATTTTTGTTAAGCGCATCCTGAATGAAGAGGAGTTAAATGGAAAGTGCAAGATGTTTGCCGAGGTGACGATCCCGGCAGGGTGTTCCCTGGGTTACCATGTTCACAGCAGGGAGAGCGAAACCTACTATATCGTAAAAGGGCAGGGCGAGTATAATGACAATGGAACCACAAGGATTGTAAATCCGGGAGACCGTACCTTTACCCCTGACGGCTGCGGGCACGGGATCGCAAATAACACGGAGGAGGAGCTGGTGTTTATGGCTCTGATTATTCCGGATTAA
- a CDS encoding reverse transcriptase family protein, with translation MGETGLWNHCSSRQCVEMILSMKLLGYASLTEEQELSVLYELSNHASRHYREAVIPKRTGGVRHLMVPDSTLKAVQRRILRNVLSGLELSEQAYAYRKGVGIRENAAVHTGQEKILKLDIHDFFGSITSSSVYGLAFPGTVFPPQVRGLLTSLCCLRGRLPQGSPASPAISNLVMRPFDEHMGLWCRERNIRYSRYCDDMTFSGSFDAGKVIRKVSGFLSERGMRLNWKKTGVYGKNCRQEVTGLTVNEKVQLPKELRRQLRMECYYCRRFGTESHMERLGLAESESEEHFLMRLLGRLEYALSVSPGAKEFEQEREYFREQLKALRERRAQKNQKG, from the coding sequence ATGGGAGAGACAGGGCTGTGGAATCACTGCAGCAGCAGGCAGTGCGTGGAGATGATTCTCTCAATGAAACTTCTGGGCTATGCCTCCCTCACAGAGGAGCAGGAGCTTTCTGTCCTCTACGAACTGAGCAATCATGCGTCCCGCCATTACAGGGAGGCGGTGATCCCGAAACGGACGGGAGGTGTCCGGCATCTGATGGTTCCAGACAGCACACTGAAGGCAGTACAGCGGCGGATTCTTAGGAATGTTCTCTCCGGACTTGAACTTTCTGAACAGGCATACGCCTACAGGAAGGGAGTGGGAATCAGGGAAAATGCGGCTGTCCATACGGGGCAGGAAAAGATTCTCAAGCTGGATATTCATGACTTTTTCGGAAGCATAACCAGCTCCAGCGTCTATGGGCTGGCGTTTCCAGGAACTGTGTTCCCTCCCCAGGTGAGAGGTCTTCTGACTTCCCTGTGCTGTCTGAGAGGAAGGCTTCCCCAGGGCTCTCCTGCTTCTCCGGCCATTTCCAATCTGGTGATGCGGCCCTTTGATGAGCATATGGGACTCTGGTGCCGCGAGAGAAATATCAGATACAGCCGCTACTGCGACGACATGACCTTTTCCGGCAGCTTTGATGCGGGCAAAGTCATCCGGAAGGTTTCCGGCTTTCTGTCTGAGAGGGGCATGAGGCTGAACTGGAAAAAGACGGGAGTTTACGGGAAAAACTGCCGCCAGGAGGTGACGGGCCTTACGGTCAATGAGAAGGTGCAGCTTCCAAAAGAATTGAGAAGACAGCTTCGCATGGAATGCTATTACTGCCGCAGATTCGGGACGGAGAGCCATATGGAGCGCCTGGGCCTGGCAGAAAGTGAGAGTGAGGAGCACTTTCTGATGAGGCTTTTAGGAAGGCTTGAATATGCTCTGAGCGTCAGCCCCGGCGCAAAGGAGTTTGAACAGGAGAGGGAGTATTTCCGGGAGCAGCTGAAAGCCCTCAGAGAGAGAAGGGCACAGAAAAATCAGAAGGGATGA